In Desulfonatronum thiosulfatophilum, a genomic segment contains:
- a CDS encoding DUF6785 family protein: MTEVVRPRAFIVGLVLGLILCVITPYNSAYLHNTSLGGGHFPLAPFFIAAWLFVFSAFTGWLRKGPGVFSGNEVLTMWVFMVVFSGVSYAGLAQTFFINITAPFYFAADGFRWAESLQPLLPGAWYPDAAEGGAGFDAVRTIYDGLDGGWDMSWTEVLRSIHWDVWVGPLITWSAFVLLCFFVMFCLMALLGKQWVVNERITFPLLRVPQLMGEALDNRGMGAFFRDRFLLVGLLSAAVLHLLNGLHFYFPHVPELPTLILAGGYFPKYGLFSGFYNLRIYIFPAFIAFAFLAPRQISFSFWFFYLLAGLGTGLLYVSGLQFPQAALGATFGADFARPEEAQTIGAYLIFFLFILWLARTHLRQQAALMFRSRKRTAEGEGSHDRESDRDNWETSGWPMWGLLVGGLCLIWWCWSFGLPMVAAVLVPLAFFLVLIVSSRIIVQGGLPIFPLTAAPMDGLIGTFGSGFLGNAGLLATAVMQKVLFLSLRESLLPTLFHSAKVSENVRNRRVWFAVLGGTLVVAVVLSFVTMLALSYRYGVRDMDMDWATSSTIAAYENVQRLLDVPTGPNEWIVSFAGVGALIMLFLVFMYYRVTWWSLHPIGYLTAYSTGMQMLWFSFFVGWLCNRLCLRYGGTSLFNQVRFFFVGLVLGDFLMGGIWALVGMFAGTSYQVFPL; encoded by the coding sequence ATGACTGAGGTCGTTCGTCCCAGAGCATTCATCGTCGGACTCGTCCTGGGTCTGATCCTGTGCGTGATCACCCCGTACAACAGTGCCTATCTGCACAACACCTCCCTCGGGGGAGGGCACTTTCCCCTGGCCCCCTTTTTCATCGCGGCCTGGTTGTTCGTCTTTTCGGCCTTTACCGGCTGGCTGCGCAAGGGGCCCGGCGTCTTTTCCGGCAACGAAGTGCTCACGATGTGGGTCTTCATGGTCGTCTTTTCAGGCGTTTCCTATGCCGGACTGGCCCAGACCTTTTTTATCAACATCACGGCGCCCTTCTATTTCGCTGCGGATGGATTCCGCTGGGCCGAGTCCCTGCAGCCCCTGCTGCCGGGGGCGTGGTACCCCGACGCCGCTGAAGGCGGTGCGGGATTCGACGCCGTGCGGACCATCTATGACGGTCTGGACGGCGGGTGGGACATGTCTTGGACCGAGGTGCTCCGGAGCATCCATTGGGATGTCTGGGTCGGCCCGCTCATCACCTGGAGCGCGTTCGTGCTGCTGTGCTTCTTCGTCATGTTCTGCCTGATGGCCCTGCTGGGCAAGCAGTGGGTCGTCAACGAGCGGATCACCTTTCCCCTGCTGCGCGTTCCGCAGCTCATGGGCGAAGCCTTGGACAACCGCGGCATGGGGGCTTTTTTCCGGGACCGCTTTTTGCTGGTCGGATTGCTCTCGGCTGCTGTCCTGCATTTGCTCAACGGTCTGCACTTCTATTTTCCGCATGTTCCAGAGCTGCCGACCCTGATTCTGGCCGGCGGCTACTTTCCGAAATACGGGCTCTTCTCCGGTTTTTACAACCTGCGGATCTATATTTTTCCGGCCTTTATCGCTTTCGCCTTCCTGGCGCCGCGCCAGATTTCCTTCAGCTTCTGGTTTTTCTATCTCCTGGCCGGACTGGGCACCGGCCTGCTCTATGTCTCCGGACTGCAATTCCCGCAGGCCGCTCTGGGGGCGACATTCGGCGCCGATTTTGCCCGGCCTGAAGAGGCGCAGACCATCGGGGCCTATCTGATCTTCTTCCTGTTCATCCTCTGGCTGGCCCGTACTCATCTGCGGCAGCAGGCCGCGCTGATGTTTCGGTCGCGGAAAAGAACAGCGGAAGGGGAGGGGAGTCATGATCGGGAATCCGACCGGGACAATTGGGAAACTTCCGGATGGCCGATGTGGGGGCTGCTCGTGGGCGGGCTTTGCCTGATCTGGTGGTGCTGGTCCTTTGGGTTGCCCATGGTAGCGGCGGTGCTCGTGCCCCTGGCCTTTTTTCTGGTGCTCATCGTGTCCAGCCGGATCATCGTCCAGGGAGGGCTGCCGATCTTCCCCCTGACCGCCGCTCCCATGGACGGTCTGATCGGGACGTTCGGCAGCGGCTTCCTGGGCAACGCGGGGCTGCTGGCCACGGCCGTGATGCAGAAGGTTCTGTTTCTGAGCCTGCGGGAATCGCTGTTGCCGACGCTCTTTCACTCGGCCAAGGTTTCGGAGAATGTCCGCAATCGTCGGGTCTGGTTCGCGGTGCTTGGAGGAACCCTGGTGGTCGCCGTGGTCCTTTCCTTCGTGACCATGCTGGCTCTGAGCTACAGGTACGGCGTTCGGGACATGGACATGGACTGGGCCACAAGCTCGACCATCGCCGCCTACGAGAACGTCCAGCGGTTGTTGGACGTGCCCACCGGCCCGAACGAATGGATCGTCAGCTTTGCCGGGGTGGGCGCGCTGATCATGCTTTTTCTGGTGTTCATGTACTACAGGGTAACCTGGTGGAGCCTGCATCCCATCGGCTACCTCACCGCCTACAGCACCGGCATGCAGATGCTCTGGTTTTCGTTTTTCGTGGGCTGGCTCTGCAACCGCCTCTGCCTGCGCTACGGCGGCACGAGCCTGTTCAATCAGGTCAGGTTTTTTTTCGTCGGCCTTGTGCTCGGCGACTTTCTGATGGGCGGCATCTGGGCCCTGGTGGGTATGTTCGCCGGGACGAGCTACCAGGTCTTCCCATTGTAA
- a CDS encoding ABC transporter permease: MQRRRSHLRSAFSAAVIGLLWFAAVVCAIPASVAADAFSIREQGTDSSLFIAEYSSEPAGETTAAAVSVTDWVTVFSDLGDRIVGSDGNVQAADIIERAFADLTREEGRIIGRQSFAVPVQQHVESSLTMEEDGRTMPLRPLRLNMLSAPAITPPGITAPVIYAGTGRFSEFNGHVVEGAVVLMDMDSGKNWINASMLGASALIYVDPGPEVTAAPRNLFEDKLEQTPIDFPRFWMTETEAADFFGDLDRLREPGAATMVILSSQIAWENMATDNIYCLLPGTDPELAGELTVVQAFYDSTGYVPDRSPGADESVSIATLLSVAEALGRDPPRRPTLLLAAGGQAQGAAGVREFIWALVTSDDKLPGMAADLSRRAEQAEAAVRLLDTDDPFTSVVLADPDQSHLLRLAFQDVLRDRIDELSTKLMRLRLMRHDPAIDEPEEELERRIRDAAALRLTLMRLRWVGAPRGMDVTMTPSERDLLLQHRERTLVRQRDMAEDALEQLRHVRSSQELRSHLDGLNMVASASLHLSSHGNGVGAFDRGWLYELLDVVVRTRQFSNLDELLRNTGQRLRGADGADLSGLFHDTLRPSRIRPWQSWLPDRPFMGGEPVALAALPGFTLATVNDARAFWGTPYDVPEYMNLEYVRRQAEVVTGLVRALVDEPIPDPRADPQNGFAELTARVNLLRQGELFPDQPSVGGVFLIFQGPVRFWTMVDTTGHFHVKGLAIRRQTIHKAILEGFNFDPLTGRAVHAVDKTRTGLDNYRVRMRARDETTDLTMFHVGQSTYFSMLEPRTFHYLYVPRLIDSRTEAEPLRNWYSRLDTRASTLGTFFLERDLPLKLTLSDNFIDTKVVLLNADQEHPLGLGYRIGEWPIVPMTEYMAARDMWSLLMPRVENLEGRGIVNERIRELHTKGRQALEQAQLAREELRWDDFQREAGTSLAFASLVYNDVDRTQRDVLVGVLFYVALFIPFSYCMERLIFGFTDIHRRIVAFFGFMVLIIGAVYMVHPAFQLTYSPMVVILAFFILGLSLLVAMIIFSRFEREVEDLQRRSRHLKTMNISRAGAFTAAFILGVSNLRRRPLRTLLTCITLTILTFTIMNFTAVRSVRQEGWSQFSATASYSGAMMKYLGWQDMPVEALSIVDNFFEGRGVVAPRAWYITEDMTSAPMVPIFRGESSDIARGLVGLSHAEPLVSGLDAMLVQGRWFAEGERSAVILPEGMARRLGVRLESLEERMVTLWGQRFEVVGVLADDGLDRRPDLDGEPITPVFYPSEAAQVISTVEAEAIETGRDVLMYRSRYQHVSGDQTVIIPAETLLSLGGGAGRLKALAVSALEGEEDAVLAAELGERFGLMLFRGGRDGTSIFFAANAMSYQGFANILIPLLIAALIVLNTMIGSVHERKREIAVYTSVGLAPSHVGFLFLAESLALAVISVVTGYLLAQGAAAFLAGTPLWAGMTANYSSTAGVGAMALVIAVVLASTIYPARMAAQIAIPDVNRSWTMPKADGDRLEVVLPFLIKLEEQVCAGGFLMEYFRSHQGITHGAFSTDNLSCEAVQRGDPFFSKEHADKPQYMMTLRVWLAPFDFGIRQTVRIVFRPSSAYEGFREILVRIDREAGEHKAWQNQNKVFLNDLRKQLLVWRSLEEAMQGAYEEKFHQELADAAPSPGKDRTP, translated from the coding sequence ATGCAACGCCGCAGATCACACCTTCGCTCCGCCTTTTCGGCCGCTGTGATCGGCTTGTTGTGGTTTGCGGCGGTGGTCTGCGCGATTCCCGCGTCCGTTGCAGCGGATGCGTTCTCTATTAGGGAACAGGGTACCGATTCCTCACTCTTTATCGCGGAATATTCAAGCGAGCCTGCCGGCGAGACGACGGCCGCGGCGGTTTCGGTCACCGACTGGGTGACCGTCTTTTCCGACCTGGGGGACCGTATTGTCGGCAGTGACGGCAATGTTCAGGCCGCGGACATCATCGAACGGGCATTTGCCGACCTGACCAGGGAAGAAGGCCGGATCATCGGACGCCAGTCCTTCGCGGTTCCGGTCCAGCAACACGTGGAAAGCTCACTCACGATGGAGGAGGACGGACGGACCATGCCCCTGCGTCCCCTGCGGCTGAACATGCTTTCCGCTCCGGCGATCACGCCGCCCGGAATCACCGCGCCGGTCATCTACGCCGGAACCGGCAGGTTCAGCGAATTCAACGGACATGTCGTCGAAGGGGCCGTGGTGCTGATGGACATGGATTCGGGCAAGAACTGGATCAATGCGTCGATGCTCGGTGCGAGCGCCCTGATCTATGTCGATCCCGGCCCGGAAGTGACCGCCGCGCCGCGCAATCTTTTCGAAGACAAGCTCGAACAGACGCCCATCGATTTTCCCCGGTTTTGGATGACCGAGACGGAGGCGGCGGATTTTTTCGGCGACCTGGACCGTCTCCGCGAACCCGGAGCGGCCACCATGGTCATCCTGAGTTCGCAAATCGCCTGGGAGAACATGGCCACGGACAACATCTACTGTCTGCTTCCGGGAACCGATCCGGAGCTGGCGGGCGAGCTGACCGTGGTGCAGGCGTTCTACGACTCCACCGGGTATGTGCCGGACAGATCTCCGGGGGCGGATGAATCCGTCTCCATCGCCACGCTGCTGTCCGTGGCCGAGGCTCTGGGCCGCGATCCTCCCCGGCGGCCGACCCTGCTTCTGGCTGCCGGCGGGCAGGCCCAGGGAGCGGCCGGAGTGCGGGAGTTCATCTGGGCCCTGGTCACAAGCGACGACAAGTTGCCGGGGATGGCCGCCGATCTGTCGCGCCGGGCCGAGCAGGCCGAAGCCGCCGTCCGGCTGCTGGACACGGACGATCCCTTCACCTCAGTCGTGCTGGCCGACCCGGACCAGAGCCACCTGCTGCGTCTGGCCTTTCAGGACGTGCTCCGGGACAGGATCGACGAACTGAGCACCAAATTGATGCGCCTGCGACTGATGCGCCACGATCCGGCCATCGACGAGCCGGAGGAGGAACTTGAACGGCGGATCCGGGACGCCGCGGCCTTGCGTCTGACGCTGATGCGGCTGCGATGGGTCGGGGCGCCCAGGGGCATGGATGTGACCATGACTCCGAGCGAACGCGATCTGCTGCTGCAGCATCGCGAACGGACATTGGTCCGACAGCGAGACATGGCCGAGGACGCCCTGGAGCAGCTCCGCCATGTCCGTAGTTCCCAGGAGCTGCGCTCCCATCTGGACGGGCTGAACATGGTGGCCTCGGCATCCCTGCATCTTTCCAGCCACGGCAACGGCGTCGGCGCCTTCGACAGGGGCTGGCTCTATGAGTTGCTGGATGTCGTCGTGCGGACCAGGCAGTTCAGCAACCTTGACGAACTGCTTCGCAACACCGGGCAACGACTCAGGGGAGCCGACGGCGCGGATCTTTCCGGGCTGTTTCACGACACGCTTCGGCCAAGCCGGATTCGTCCCTGGCAAAGCTGGCTGCCGGACCGGCCTTTCATGGGCGGCGAGCCCGTGGCTCTGGCGGCCCTTCCGGGATTCACCCTGGCCACGGTGAACGATGCCCGCGCCTTCTGGGGAACTCCCTACGACGTGCCGGAATACATGAACCTGGAGTACGTGCGCCGTCAGGCGGAGGTCGTCACCGGCCTGGTGCGCGCTCTGGTGGACGAGCCCATACCAGATCCCCGCGCCGATCCGCAGAACGGCTTTGCCGAACTCACGGCCCGGGTCAATCTGCTCCGGCAGGGAGAGCTTTTCCCGGATCAGCCCTCGGTGGGCGGCGTCTTTCTGATTTTTCAGGGGCCGGTGCGCTTCTGGACCATGGTCGACACCACCGGGCATTTTCACGTCAAGGGGCTGGCGATTCGCCGGCAAACCATCCACAAGGCCATTCTGGAAGGATTCAATTTCGATCCCCTGACCGGCCGCGCGGTGCATGCCGTGGACAAGACCAGGACCGGACTGGACAATTACCGGGTCCGAATGCGCGCCCGGGATGAAACCACGGATCTGACCATGTTTCATGTCGGGCAGTCCACGTACTTCTCCATGCTTGAACCCCGGACGTTCCACTACCTCTACGTGCCCAGACTGATCGACTCCAGAACCGAGGCCGAACCCTTGCGCAACTGGTACAGCCGACTGGACACCAGGGCTTCCACCCTGGGCACCTTTTTTCTGGAGAGGGACCTTCCCCTGAAATTGACCTTGTCCGACAATTTCATCGACACCAAGGTCGTCCTGCTGAACGCGGACCAGGAACATCCCCTGGGGCTCGGGTACCGGATCGGGGAATGGCCCATTGTTCCAATGACCGAATACATGGCCGCAAGGGACATGTGGAGCCTGCTGATGCCCCGGGTGGAAAACCTGGAAGGCAGGGGCATCGTCAACGAACGGATCCGCGAACTGCACACCAAGGGCCGCCAGGCCCTGGAGCAGGCGCAACTGGCGCGCGAAGAACTGCGCTGGGACGACTTCCAGCGCGAAGCGGGGACGTCCCTGGCCTTCGCCTCCCTGGTCTACAACGACGTGGACCGGACCCAGCGCGACGTGCTGGTCGGGGTGCTGTTCTACGTGGCCCTGTTCATCCCGTTCTCCTATTGCATGGAGCGACTGATATTCGGATTTACCGACATCCACAGGCGGATCGTCGCCTTTTTCGGATTCATGGTGCTGATCATCGGGGCGGTGTACATGGTTCATCCGGCCTTTCAGCTGACCTACAGCCCCATGGTCGTCATCCTGGCCTTTTTTATTCTCGGCCTCTCCCTGCTGGTGGCGATGATCATTTTTTCGCGGTTCGAACGGGAGGTCGAGGATCTCCAGCGGCGTTCGCGGCACCTGAAGACCATGAACATCAGCCGCGCCGGGGCGTTCACCGCGGCGTTCATTCTCGGCGTGAGCAACCTGCGCCGCCGGCCTCTGCGGACGTTGCTGACATGCATTACCCTGACCATACTGACCTTCACGATCATGAATTTCACGGCAGTGCGCAGCGTGCGCCAGGAAGGATGGTCCCAGTTCAGCGCCACGGCGTCCTATTCCGGCGCCATGATGAAGTATCTGGGATGGCAGGACATGCCCGTGGAGGCCCTGTCCATCGTGGATAATTTTTTCGAAGGTCGAGGGGTGGTCGCGCCCAGAGCCTGGTACATCACCGAAGACATGACCTCGGCGCCCATGGTTCCCATCTTCCGGGGGGAATCCTCGGACATCGCCCGGGGATTGGTGGGACTGAGCCATGCGGAACCGCTGGTCAGCGGATTGGATGCGATGCTGGTTCAGGGCCGCTGGTTCGCGGAAGGCGAGCGCAGTGCGGTGATTCTTCCCGAAGGCATGGCCCGCAGACTCGGAGTGCGGCTGGAATCTCTCGAAGAACGCATGGTCACGCTCTGGGGACAGCGGTTCGAGGTGGTGGGCGTCTTGGCCGATGACGGCCTGGACAGACGTCCGGATCTGGACGGCGAGCCCATTACTCCGGTCTTCTATCCCAGCGAAGCGGCCCAGGTGATCAGCACCGTGGAGGCGGAAGCCATCGAGACCGGCCGGGACGTGCTCATGTACCGGAGCCGCTACCAGCATGTTTCCGGGGACCAGACGGTGATCATCCCGGCCGAGACGCTGCTCTCCCTGGGCGGAGGGGCCGGTCGGCTCAAGGCCCTGGCCGTTTCGGCTCTGGAGGGCGAGGAGGACGCCGTGTTGGCCGCGGAACTCGGGGAGCGCTTCGGGTTGATGCTCTTTCGCGGCGGCAGGGACGGGACCTCGATCTTTTTCGCGGCCAACGCCATGAGCTACCAGGGTTTCGCGAACATCCTGATCCCGTTGCTCATCGCCGCGCTGATCGTTCTGAACACCATGATCGGCAGCGTGCACGAACGCAAACGCGAAATCGCCGTCTATACCTCGGTGGGACTGGCCCCTTCCCATGTCGGCTTCCTCTTTCTGGCCGAATCCCTGGCCCTGGCGGTGATCAGCGTGGTGACCGGATATCTGCTGGCTCAGGGTGCGGCGGCCTTTCTGGCCGGAACCCCGCTTTGGGCCGGGATGACCGCCAACTATTCCTCCACGGCCGGGGTCGGGGCCATGGCTCTGGTCATCGCCGTGGTCCTGGCCTCGACAATCTATCCCGCGAGAATGGCCGCGCAAATCGCCATCCCGGACGTGAACCGCTCCTGGACCATGCCCAAGGCGGACGGCGACCGGTTGGAGGTCGTGCTGCCCTTTCTGATCAAGCTGGAGGAACAGGTCTGCGCCGGAGGCTTCTTGATGGAATATTTTCGGTCTCACCAGGGCATCACTCACGGAGCGTTCTCCACGGACAACCTGTCCTGCGAGGCCGTGCAACGGGGCGATCCCTTCTTTTCCAAGGAGCATGCCGACAAGCCCCAGTACATGATGACGCTGCGCGTCTGGCTGGCGCCCTTCGACTTCGGCATCCGGCAGACGGTGAGGATCGTCTTTCGTCCGTCAAGCGCATACGAAGGCTTTCGTGAGATCCTGGTCCGCATCGACCGCGAGGCGGGCGAACACAAGGCCTGGCAGAATCAGAACAAGGTCTTTCTGAATGATTTGCGCAAGCAGTTGCTGGTGTGGCGATCTTTGGAAGAAGCCATGCAGGGCGCCTATGAGGAAAAATTCCATCAGGAGCTTGCCGATGCAGCGCCATCCCCGGGCAAGGACAGGACGCCATGA
- a CDS encoding ABC transporter ATP-binding protein, which yields MGKQDVQALKGVDLEIFAGEYISIMGPSGSGKSTLFNMIGGLDKPTEGKVFIDEVDIAQLDAYELAWLRNRKIGYIFQTFNIIPVMTALENVTLPMTFAGMHSDAATDKGIELLKLVGLGDRFQHKPLELSGGQQQRVAIARSLANDPAIILADEPTGNLDLITGEEIIDLLKMLSSERGVTIISATHDHKMLAVSDRVVWIRDGRVDKIELREELRISVGAIHGISGNETDNNENKATA from the coding sequence ATGGGCAAGCAGGACGTTCAGGCCCTCAAGGGCGTGGATCTGGAGATCTTCGCCGGGGAATACATATCCATCATGGGGCCGTCCGGCTCCGGAAAAAGCACCCTCTTCAACATGATCGGCGGCCTGGACAAGCCGACCGAGGGCAAGGTGTTCATCGACGAGGTGGATATCGCCCAGTTGGACGCCTACGAACTGGCATGGCTGCGCAACAGGAAGATCGGGTACATATTTCAGACCTTCAACATCATTCCCGTAATGACCGCCCTGGAAAACGTGACCCTGCCCATGACCTTCGCCGGGATGCACAGCGATGCGGCCACGGATAAGGGCATCGAACTGCTCAAGCTGGTGGGCCTGGGCGACCGTTTCCAGCACAAACCCCTGGAGCTTTCCGGCGGGCAGCAGCAGCGCGTGGCCATTGCCCGGTCCCTGGCCAACGATCCGGCCATCATTCTGGCCGATGAACCCACGGGCAACCTGGATCTGATCACTGGAGAAGAGATTATCGACCTGCTTAAAATGCTCAGCTCGGAGCGTGGCGTGACCATTATCTCCGCGACTCACGATCACAAGATGCTGGCTGTCTCGGACCGCGTGGTCTGGATTCGCGACGGTCGTGTGGACAAGATCGAGCTGCGCGAGGAGCTGAGGATTTCCGTGGGCGCGATCCATGGAATCTCCGGAAACGAAACTGATAACAACGAGAACAAGGCGACTGCCTGA
- a CDS encoding ABC transporter permease, whose product MKKNLVRRAVVLTFRKSLEISVKNLQVRFLRSLITIGSLVLATAFLSFVLVNLNVAAGLMALGGEDAAVMLTRAGFDIDEQARTVSMSPKERWIIILSLLVCAVGIVNAQLMAVTERFREIGIMKCLGALDSMILRLFMLEATMQGLTGATLGAVFGFLFSMAVNSLRFGTQVWTTLPWSAAGLSLLIAVGVGAVLSLVGVLYPAYVAARMRPVMALKAEH is encoded by the coding sequence ATGAAGAAGAACCTCGTTCGCCGGGCTGTTGTGCTTACATTTCGCAAGTCCCTGGAAATCAGCGTCAAGAATCTTCAAGTCCGTTTCCTGCGCTCCCTTATAACCATCGGCAGCCTTGTCCTGGCCACGGCGTTCCTGAGCTTCGTCCTGGTCAACCTGAACGTCGCCGCGGGATTGATGGCTCTAGGCGGCGAAGACGCAGCGGTCATGCTGACCCGGGCGGGATTCGACATCGACGAGCAGGCGCGCACCGTATCCATGAGTCCCAAGGAACGCTGGATCATCATTCTTTCCCTGCTTGTCTGCGCGGTCGGCATCGTCAATGCCCAGCTCATGGCCGTGACAGAGCGGTTTCGCGAAATCGGGATCATGAAGTGTCTGGGGGCACTGGATTCCATGATTCTGCGCCTTTTCATGCTCGAGGCGACCATGCAGGGGCTGACCGGGGCGACCCTTGGAGCGGTCTTCGGGTTTCTGTTCTCCATGGCGGTGAACTCGCTTCGCTTCGGGACCCAGGTCTGGACGACCCTGCCCTGGTCCGCGGCGGGCCTCTCCCTGCTCATAGCCGTCGGCGTGGGAGCGGTGCTCAGCCTGGTCGGAGTTCTGTACCCGGCCTATGTGGCGGCACGGATGCGGCCCGTGATGGCGCTCAAGGCGGAGCACTGA